The Aspergillus fumigatus Af293 chromosome 7, whole genome shotgun sequence genome includes the window TAAAGATGCCAAAGCTCATGTCCTCCAGACGTGCCTGAGGATCCTCCTCGATACCAAGTTTTCCGAGAAGGCTGCGGACCCCAGCGTCATGGAGGCCTACGCCAAAGAAAATTGGGTACAGCACCTCCATTCAGTGCAGCCCGAAGAGACCTCACTCGAGGACAAAAAGACAATCGCCAGCATGCTGGCCCGGATGTTCGGTACGGAAGAGAACATGGCCAGATGGTTGGGAATGAGAAGTTGGGTCTCGACAAGCGACAATCTGAAGGCTGTTCAGCGCTGGTGGAATGATGCCGAGATTGTCGAGTCGCTTGCTGTCAAGGAGGCCGAATTTGTCCTTtccgtcaaggagaagcctgTAGAGACCTTCCGACCCATCGCGGAGCTTTGCACCAAGAAATGGTTAGCCGAAGACGACTGGGTCCCCACAGCCCCGGCGGCTATGATTATCAGCTATCTCAAATGTCAGAGAGGGATCGACGAGGATTTTATGGAACATTTTGCACTGACTGCCGCCGAGGTCGTGGAGGCTGCCGAATGGGGCCAGATCGAGAAGACATCTCGCTGGTACCAAAGGGTCGCCGTGGTGCTGCGCTACACCGGCCACATAGACGAGGCTCTGGACTACTTTACGAAGGCACTCGCCCTAGATCCAGACAACTGGATTGCCAAAGCGGGCATGGCCATAGCACACCTGAGCAGGAAAGAATGGGCAACGGCCCTTGTGCTCGACGAGGAAATAGAGGCGATTCTGGAAAGGAAGCTCATTGAGCAGCCTGACCAGAAGGAAAAGCTAACTGCACACTTGCACGCCATACTAGACCGCATCGCAACCTGCCACAAGCAGCTCGGGCAGGCGGAGAAGCACTATCTGACGATCAAGAAAGCTCTTGCAGTTAAACCCGACTGCAGCGCGTGCATGTATGGGATCCTGCGTTTCCAGAACGAAACGGACCGGTTCGATGAGACCATCTCTCTTGTGAAAGAATTCGCCGATGCACAAGTTCCCCATAAAGAATACAGTCGACTGACCGAGTTTCTATGGCAAATGCCATCTATGGATGACGAAGTTCTTGAGTACTTAGCCATCGCTGGCCAGGCTACGGAAAATCTCGACCTCATAGTACGTTCCTACCGCGATGCCGCCCGAGCGGCCCGAAAGTCATCCATGACGGTTGTGGCCGCTGATTTGGACCTCTCGCTTGCGCGTCTGTACTCGGAATACACccgagaggaagagaaggcgaCGAAGCGGTGGGAGAGGATCCTTAACACGTACGGATccgccaaggaagaaggccagatTGGGTCGGCCAAGGTCATCGCCTCCTCCAAGCTGGCCCAACTTTGGCTGTGTCATGCCGTCGATGCTGGCGTGGGTTCTCCCGAGGCGGAGGAGTACGTCAGACGATTGGAGCAGTTGGTAGCACGGTACAAGACCGAGGACACGTCCGCTTTCTGGGTCGCCGCACGGGCTCGGGCGATTTCCTTGGGTGTGTGGTACCGCCTGATCGGCCGACACGATGACGCGCGGGCTTTGCTCGCTCCATCCGTCAAACGGGCTATACAAATCTTATCCGACGATGACCCAGAGAACGATGAGGCAGGATTGACTGATTTGCAAAATGCTTTGCTCGCTGCCGGCGATGCCAAGAATGTGGTTGCGATTGCCTATGCCCTCGGACAATATGCGGATGAATACGAAGAGGAAATTCAGGACGACGAGTTCGTCTACACCTGTGATGGTCCATGTCGAAAGGTGTCGCGAACGATGGATGGCATTTCGTTGTGCTCGATCTGTTTCAACACGGGCTTTTGCAAGGATTGCGTGGAGGTGCTGCGGACGGGGGCCATGCCATTCCAAGTATGTAACGCAAAACATGTAAAGGATTTCGTATATATTCCGCCTCGACCACAGAATGTTGAGGCAAACCGCGTTCTGCTGGAGGGACAAGTTCTCACCTATGAGGAATGGCTTGCTCAGTTGAAGAAGGAATGGAAGGTGTAGGCAACAGTGGCGAGTGGCCAGCTTTGTCAGGATCCAATAGCACGCAATCCATTCGAGTATCGCCGCATGTTGATTTGTTTATTTGTTGGATGGAGACtatgaggatgatgaactaAATTGAGGAGGAGGGAAGTAGTCGTGAGAgatgaagagggagagagacCGAAAGACAGCAACATGTCTGCTGGCCTGCCAGAATTATCAGGCACCAACTACTATTACCTGTACATTCCCAGACTTGAATGTCGATAGTCCTATGGCAAAATTGTCGCGACATCATCGTAGAATTTCGATATTATCAAATAAGACATATAGATATCCTAGAGGTGTGCTTAGGatactactctgtagaaatTAGGTGGAAATCAACAACTACTTTAGTCAGGTATATCCAGAATCCACCGCGTAGATCCATTTCCCACCCACGACCAGTAATAGCCTCCGCACACGCATCATCTCTTAATTTCTCTCAGTCCCCAGACAGGTTAATCCAGTGTCAATTGTCCATCAATTCCACGGTCGCATttcatcaagatcatcctATTATACCAGATTTGACTCTTAGATTCaactttattattattctcaATTGAAATAACTATCCTGATTGGCCATGTCTTTGCCAACGAAAGGAGAACAAAACCTCCCCACCCTCCTAGCGTCGATGCGACCTACAGTACACCTAGAGACGTTTGTCTTTCTCACCACAACACAGCCAATTGAAAATCTTCCCCTTCAGTCTCTGAAACCAGAGATGCTATTTCAAGAAGACGAGGGATTGAGCATCATCACCACGAAAGATCTGGCCGAGTCACATGGATTGCTCGACTACACCTTTCCATGCAAGAAGATCTCATTGACGGTGCATTCCAGTCTGGAGGCCGTAGGACTAATTGCTGCGATCTCGTCGAAGCTCGCTAGTCATGGAATTAGCACCAATGTTGTCAGTGGGTATTTCCACGATCACATCTTCGTGCCTCTAGGACAGGAGGATGCTGCTTTGCAGGTGCTGCAGGACATGATGAAGGCAGCAGAGTCAACAATACAGAAAGAACCATCCCTGTTACATGATTTGTCAAATTGATTTATTGAGCCGATATAATAAACTTCGTTAGGAGGCTCAATTGGGTCTACGTACATTGAATGACTGCGATCTAGAACCGTTGCTGGGATCAGGCAGAAGAGAGGGGTTGACTCACAAGGCTGTCGAGCGAACACGTCGACCAGTGAACGACAGGGATATACCAGTCCGAGTCATACTGAAAGCGACAAGGCTGATTTTCGACAAGACACATTTACTGGTGCGCGACTAGGGGACTGCTGCCTGGTAGTCGTCACTTGAAACATAAGAGTGGCCATTGGCTCCTCCAGGTTCAACCGACTTGTAGAATCTATCTATCTCTACCTTAGGTTTCCCCTATGCGGTACGGACGTCGTTCTCGGGACATCATTCCTTCCGAAGACAGTGAGTCGGACATAATGGAGGTCATCAACGACAACGTCATTGTCGCCAGCAAGAAAGATACGGAAGACAATGCAGATGACATGGCCGAAACTGTCAAGTATGCCCCCCCAGGGACGATCTGCGAGGTACACAACCTCTACCAGTCCAAACGCGATGACAATGGTCGCACTTCGTggaccaagaagaagcccgaTGATCTCCCCAGCACAGGTGAGGACCCGGAGTCGGCTCAGTATGCTCTCATTGTCCGCCATGTCAAGTGCTACGACGGTCGCAAACCTCTTCAAATCCACTCCATTGTTGTGCAGAGCGAGCGGCTGAAGAAAGTCCTCGGAGAAGTACTCGATGGCTATCCAGGCGTGACCATGACCTTGGAACGAGTGGAATTCCGCAGTCCTTTCAAGCCTTTCGTTCATCGATGGGAGCGATTTGCGAGTGCGCGTGACCAGGAGCTAGACTCGGTGACCAAATCGCACGTGGACCTTCTCTACACTACCCTCGAAGAGGAGCTACGGGATACGATTGCCCGTAAAAATGATCCTTGTGCTCAACGGTGTCGTCACCCACGATCTGCTCTGGACCATCTTCGAgcccgaggatgagatctTCAGTATGGTTGGCGGTCGCCCCCGAGCCTTTCGGTTCAAGTCAGGAGAGACAAATTGTCGGACCGGCGCATTTGATCTTGAAGCCCAATACATTGATTTCGACGGTGAGGACTTCGGTTTCCGCGACAAGGACTTCGAAGTGGTACCGTTTGGTGGCACCATGCCCATCACGGCTCTTCCGGTGTTTCCCCTAAGACATCATAGTGACCAGATATCCATTCGTGACGCCTTGATCGCTCGTGGAGCAGTCTGGGAGACTTACAAGGGGTATCATTTCAAGTATTACGAAGGCCTGGCTGTTGGTCGGTACATGAGAAGGGAATTCAAGTTCAACATCAAAAgccgcatcatcatcgacgcGGAGGCATTCAACACCTTCAACCCAGACGAGTCTGTCTCAGTGTACCCTACTTGTGGAAAGGAACTTACTGATGACGAGCGACTGCTGGCCGCTCCCACTTTGCGTGGATATTCGCTCAAAGAGAAACGGTGGCTGGAGTTCAATCTTGACAGTGTCAAGGAGATCGTGTGGGATGCACAAGCCTTCGATTCCCTGGTACTGCCGCAGGATCAACAGGATCTCAAGACACTGATTCTGGCCTTTGCCAACGCGCAGTCCAAACAAGCGGATTCGTTTGACGACGTGGTCCAGGGCAAAGGGCGCGGAATCATCATGCAACTGAGCGGGCCGCCGGGTGTCGGTAAGACACTCACTGCGGAGAGCGTTGCCGAAGTGATGAAGGTACCGCTGTATGTGATGAGCGCGGGAGATCTAGGGACTTCGGCCTCGAGGGTAGAGGAGGCGTTGAAGGATATCCTTCGGATGGTTCCCAAGTGGGGAGCAGTGCTTCTGCTCGATGAAGCGGATGTGTTCATGGAAGCCCGCAACTCAACGGACTTGTGGAGAAATGAGCTGGTGTCGATCTTTCTACGCATGCTGGAGTATTACGAGGTGAGTTTCTATTCCGTTATCACTACCAATAAGCTGACAATTATCCTCCAGggcatcctcttcctcactACCAACCGCGCTGGGAACATTGATCCAGCTTTTGAATCTCGAATCCACGTCTCCATCGTCTACCCAGATTTGGACATGACTTCCCGTCGCCATATCTGGCAGCAGTTCCTGACTCGCACTGCAGGGACTGAACAATTCTCCGACGAACAGCTGGAGACCTTGGCCGGGGTGTCGTTGAATGGCAGACAGATCAAGAATGTGCTCAAGACAGCCCATTTGCTGGCATGGTCGCAGGAGAAGCCGCTTGCTTACGAGCATTTACAAACAGTACTCAAGCTCAGGGAGGCTACGTTGCCTACTGCAAATGGGGTTTGACGAGGAAATCATTCAAAGACAGACATAGCGAATTTGAATATCCTGAACTCTCCAAAAACTGTAGATCAACTCATCAGCTGCTGATGTGCAAGGCTGCCTAAGGCAGGGCTGACTACCCCTCGTTCGTGCTACATAAGACATTTTGCTGGGCTGCACTGACCAGCATAACATCTAACTTGTCGTAAATCATCGCCACATTTCTGTGACCTCGAACCATGACGCAAAAGAGAAGCAAAGACATTCTTCCTAGCTTACTTGATGCACTTCCATCTGCAATAATCCCTGACGATGTCGACGTTGCATCCATTGCCAGTTCCTTTGCTAACTCTCTTGCGCGCTTGTCAGCATCCGATTTTGCCGAGGTCGCTATCTGGCGAGATTGTTTCGCATTGACTGGAACTCCTCGGACAGTTTCCGAGGTCTATCGCAACCGGTGTTTGGCGCGACGAGCCCAATTGTTCATCGTACAAGCAGACGAAGCACATGTTGTGCGTATTAGCCCATCGTGTAGCTGGATCGACGTTCCTTTCCGCTTCGAAGCCAATGCCAGCCCTGCGGCATGTTGTTCTGGTGTGCTCTCCTTGATCCCATCGGGCGAAAATGGCGATTACAGAATCTGGATGTTGCAGACTTTGCTGGATCGATTTAGGGAGTATCCTAGTGTCGACAC containing:
- a CDS encoding ACT domain-containing protein; the encoded protein is MSLPTKGEQNLPTLLASMRPTVHLETFVFLTTTQPIENLPLQSLKPEMLFQEDEGLSIITTKDLAESHGLLDYTFPCKKISLTVHSSLEAVGLIAAISSKLASHGISTNVVSGYFHDHIFVPLGQEDAALQVLQDMMKAAESTIQKEPSLLHDLSN
- the aaaA gene encoding ATP-binding protein, whose protein sequence is MRYGRRSRDIIPSEDSESDIMEVINDNVIVASKKDTEDNADDMAETVKYAPPGTICEVHNLYQSKRDDNGRTSWTKKKPDDLPSTGEDPESAQYALIVRHVKCYDGRKPLQIHSIVVQSERLKKVLGEVLDGYPGVTMTLERVEFRSPFKPFVHRWERFASARDQELDSRSYGIRLPVKMILVLNGVVTHDLLWTIFEPEDEIFSMVGGRPRAFRFKSGETNCRTGAFDLEAQYIDFDGEDFGFRDKDFEVVPFGGTMPITALPVFPLRHHSDQISIRDALIARGAVWETYKGYHFKYYEGLAVGRYMRREFKFNIKSRIIIDAEAFNTFNPDESVSVYPTCGKELTDDERLLAAPTLRGYSLKEKRWLEFNLDSVKEIVWDAQAFDSLVLPQDQQDLKTLILAFANAQSKQADSFDDVVQGKGRGIIMQLSGPPGVGKTLTAESVAEVMKVPLYVMSAGDLGTSASRVEEALKDILRMVPKWGAVLLLDEADVFMEARNSTDLWRNELVSIFLRMLEYYEGILFLTTNRAGNIDPAFESRIHVSIVYPDLDMTSRRHIWQQFLTRTAGTEQFSDEQLETLAGVSLNGRQIKNVLKTAHLLAWSQEKPLAYEHLQTVLKLREATLPTANGV